In one window of Drosophila innubila isolate TH190305 chromosome 2L unlocalized genomic scaffold, UK_Dinn_1.0 4_B_2L, whole genome shotgun sequence DNA:
- the LOC117780729 gene encoding uncharacterized protein LOC117780729, which translates to MSEKITKNSQLSVQSLNSSEYATTPNQLESLLEISSSSVNNIASSKPIPNEKEVKRIVLKTLEQLQSNFELGDVNTLMNLIVPKVLLDLQSHENLHEEVQSIKQSLNSHLQHSKVVSEDIAEIFLDLHNIYSKLEKIDKHEKKMTNDKKFMKRISEANEFLKSTKHYINNDERQLGGTSDTFATSSTPNVTSSSRTDDNISSSDAIKADKRTFLTNMIMVKKSDYSLELNRNKQFYTEAERALKSTTKATNDSS; encoded by the coding sequence atgTCGGAGAAAATTACGAAAAATTCACAGCTGTCAGTGCAGTCGTTGAATTCTTCAGAGTATGCAACCACTCCCAATCAATTGGAGTCCCTATTGGAGATTAGTAGTAGTTCTGTCAATAATATTGCCAGCTCAAAACCAATACCTAATGAGAAAGAAGTAAAGCGTATTGTGTTGAAAACATTGGAACAGTTGCAATCAAACTTTGAGCTCGGAGATGTTAATACACTGATGAATCTGATTGTTCCCAAGGTGCTTTTGGATCTGCAATCTCATGAAAATCTGCACGAGGAAGTGCAGAGTATTAAACAGTCACTAAATTCTCACCTACAACACTCTAAAGTTGTCAGCGAAGACATTGCTGAAATCTTTCTAGACTTACACAACATTTATTCAAAGCTAGAGAAGATTGATAAGCATGAGAAGAAGATgacaaatgataaaaaattcatGAAACGCATATCAGAAGCTAACGAATTCTTGAAATCTACCAAGCATTACATCAATAATGATGAGCGCCAATTGGGAGGAACCTCGGATACGTTTGCCACTTCATCGACCCCCAATGTCACATCCTCCAGCCGAACAGATGACAATATTTCCAGCAGCGATGCGATAAAGGCCGATAAACGCACTTTTCTCACCAATATGATCATGGTTAAGAAGTCGGACTACTCTCTAGAACTTAATCGCAATAAGCAGTTCTATACGGAAGCCGAAAGAGCCCTAAAGTCTACAACAAAAGCCACTAATGATTCATCCTAA